Part of the Porites lutea chromosome 14, jaPorLute2.1, whole genome shotgun sequence genome, ATCTAGCACCAGGTGCGTGTATATCGCCTGTTTCCAATCAACTTCGTGTTTGCGTCACACTCGGTGTAGCTCCCCACGGAAAATCCGCGAGAGCTCTGGCTCCTTCCTTGTTCTTTGTCCTCATATGTGGGAGAACAGTCCGTGTCCTTTGAAACTTTGTCCAGGATGAACTTCTGACAAActtaaatgaaaagaaaagaaaaatgatatcGTCTTTATACatatttgttttactttttactcCAATGACAATATTTCATGGTAGTGAAGAAGACGAAGTGCGCCGTCCAAATTTTGGGACATAAATagataacaatttcgaaatgaGACAGAATTGCAAGAATATTTCCTTTCCTGGGACAATTTTCACAACTGAACTTAAAATTTGCTTAACCTGGCAAACGAGACGTTCTCATGATGCAATAGAAAATTACAGAAACATAAacgtaagaagaaaaaacatcCCGGGGCAAATATTAAAGGCTTTCCGCATGCCTCACGAGACCGCCtaattttcctgaaaatttcaaaataaatggGAAACTTGTTCTATCTGCAATCAGTCACTACCTTTTTCATACCTAGATTGTATgatatattgcttaaaaaataaaacagcctGGCGGCCATAAAGAAAACTCGAAAGGGGTACGAGACCGCctaatttttctgaaaatttcaaaataaatggGAAACTTGTTCTATCTGCAATCAGTCACTACCTTTTTCATACCTAGATTGTATgatatattgcttaaaaaataaaacagcctGGCGGCCATAAAGAAAACTCGAAAGGGGTACAAAACAAGAAACGAGAACGAAGATGAAATTGTCACTGAATTGTGCAACTAACAGGGGGACTTTCATTGCGCCTGTCAAATATATCTTATATCATCACAACAAAGttatgtttgtttatttggtaACTACTTAGAAATTCAATCATCCGTTACTTGTTTATTTTGCGCAAGTTCTGTTGATATGGTAACGAGAAACCAGGTCATGGTTTCTTTCTACACTTGCAAAAATGTTCCAATTAACTATTGTGCTGCTGGTTTAGGTATTATTTGCTTTTGATAACTCtgaatccaagatggcggtcatcttagccgccattttgaatgaccAACCACGTCCCAGGGTTCAATGATGTCACTGGTCCCACAAGCGCCATCATGCGGTAACATTTTCTGATTCTTGCACTAAAAACTTAAAACAGGAGTTGAATTCGTGGTTTACAGAACGTGAAAGCAACTGTCTGCCCGCTGCATTCTCTAATGCTGATTCATGCTCTCTTTGCTTAATTATAAGAGTTTATTTGCGAGTAAACAAGTCTTTAATGATATTGCCTTTGAactaaatgttttttaattaaaatcttATTGTTGGCTGAGCTAACCGCAAGCTTTTCCGATTTTGTGGTTTGATGattttcaaacaaagaaaatagccgaCATAAAATAGAGCAAGTTGCAattgtttctttcaaaaatgtttcaaaccttaaataaaaaaatgctgAGAGTAATTTAAATCTTGGAGAAAAAAAGCGTAGAATATGAAATCTTGTGAAACTGCATTGACTCAGTCCTGCTTTCGTCGGTTACCTTCAACAAAAGCTTGTGACggtttttctttgtaaaaaaaTCACAACATCGTGTAGTTATTAGTATATTCGTGTTATTGCACGGCTTTTGATAACTCGCGTAGTTATTAGTTTTATTATAAGATGTTATCacacttttaataattttttttttcactgcagGACGTTgttgttttaacttttcatCACGGTAATTTACTATACAAAGCTGATGCATGAATGTTGCCAACTACCCTCTTGAGCAATAAAACCCTTATATCAATCAAGTCTTTGTCAGCAATTCAGGAAGGCGTTTGTTCAGATAATATAAACTAAATAACACTTATTTGTTTAATATTTATCAGTTTAACAGAACCGAACAGAGAAAAAGATGCCACCTTTTACGGCTTTGAGGTTGCTCAGATAAACGTTTTTCTTAAAGTTGAACTCTGAAAGTTGGAGACTTTTGGTTAACGTTTGCACCAATGTGAATGGGTCGAAACTGCTAAGGCTTTTTGAGGCAAACATAAATTTGTACTTTTTATGGCTTTCAACTTCGCCTCAGGCAGAAATTTCATAGAAATGTTGGCTCACACAGTGTTAGCCACCCACGCAGGCGTTTGTAGGGGacctcgtttttcatccctttttgagggatgaaaaacgagtttccctaaaaacgcctgcgtgggaggctaacacAGTGTTGACGCAGCTGGAATGCTTCGTACAATATCTGTCAAATTAGCGCAAGCTCGATAATTGGGCTATTGTTTACAGCCCAAATTAACTGTTTTATGTCCATTTTTCTAGAAAATTCTGTTTACTTgttgaaaactttaaattctAATTAAGCTCGCTACACAACGTTATTTTTAATTACACCTTTTTCTCAATATTCGCTTTGAGTGCAAAGTTGAGTAAAGGGGGGAGTTTTGGTAGAAAGTCAGTCCCTAAGCGACCAGTATTAATTTGATGGTGCGCTTTATCTTCTCAGCTATATTCAATGCCAGAGAGCTAAGTATAAATCCTCTCTAAACATGACAGCCTCTTCTAGTAAAAACTTATCCTACCGACTTCCCTTACCATAACAGCCACAGGGCCACAGGAAATTGCGCGGCACAAACCCTTGTTCCCCATGAGCGTTTTCCACCCACCACCAATCTTGGTCATCTTTGTTCAGCACTTTGACAAGCTCTCCTCTTCGAACAGCGATTTCATCGTCATCACAGGCTTGGAATTCAAACAAGACCCTCAACATGGGCTGTCTCTCAGTGAACTTCAGAGAGACACGGGACAACGAGTCGCGGGATTCAAGAAACACCGAATCTCGGAGCCCTCGAATTGAACATCGCGTTAGATCAGCCCGCTGGAACGAGTAACGGGAACGGGACTCCCTCTGCAGTGATTCATCCTCCGGGTGCGGTTCTCGGGATTCCCGACTCGAGCGTGAGCTGCGGGATTCCCGAAAAGGGCTTCTCAATGGGTCGGCACGAAAGAAATTTACTTTGCCATCATCCACAAGATCTTCGTTAATACTTGTGCTGCTATTTGCAGGAAGAATGATATTCACGACTTGCGGcgtttggttttctttcaaCTTTGTATCTTGTTGCTTCTGTGTGGCGGCCTTTTTCTCCTCTTCCGGTTTGAAATTCCCTATGATTCGTCTAGTCTTTCCGATAATCTTCTTTGAAGCCCGATGAAGAAAGCTTTCGGTTCGTGCTGACCACTCAGAGAGCCCAATCTTCTGCCGACTCTTCTCTTCGCGTTCCTTCGACTCTTGCTTTTTTGGAGTGAAGCAACCCAATGTTTTCGTTTTGTAAGCGGTGATCTGTACAGGATTATGGCTGTTTTCGCCATAAGCCACGCTTACATCATCTTGAAAACCAGAATCGTCGTCAGGCTGGACAACCCAGTAATCTAAATAAAatgcaacaacaaaataattcGATTTTCTCAGGACATCCATAAGACTACTAAAGAGTTTAATTCGTGATTGAAGGTAACGAGTAAACGTCAAGCAGATAGCTGGCGCCTTGAATGGAGTTAAGTTGACGTAAGGGTTATTGTCTCAAGACTTAAAAGGCAAACGCGACGTAAATCTCACCTTTTTTCACCATTTCCAAAGCTTGTTCAAGCAACCCAGAAACATCGTGTCTTGTATTATGCTTCAGCTATTTCAAAGCTTCACTTGCTACCCCTGAGGAGattttaaattgaaaacaattttaacaaGAATCTGTTAAGAAACGTTTGTTttgtaaatgacaaaacaaaTCTTACCTTTAGTTAGCTCATTACATCAGCAGCTGTTCAAGGATCTTAGGCTGAATGAAGAAGGGTGATATTTGATGGAGCATATATTAACAAAATTTGCAGTGAAATATCAACGTCACGAGATGGAATAATGATTACCATTAATTACCCTAAAATTACTCCCAAAGCGACGCCGAATAACAAGTCACAGTAAagaaactttttaattttccgCTTGATTATAAACTGTCTCCTACGGTGCATTTGCTCAATTAAAATGTATTAATATGCAAATAAGGGTGTCGCTTCAAACAGGGCGGAAAACCTCTTGAAAGCTAAGTGTTAGAAGTACGCAAGAACACAACTTAGACAAACAATACTAAGAACAACACAGAACGTGCTTCTTTGAATTTCGTAGCGGAAACTTGCTTTAAAACTGCGTTTAAGTTGGCAAACTTGGCAGTAAGACGCCGGAGAAACTTATTTCAAAcggatttatttatttttgggggatttatttagatttttttagAGGTTAAAACTGCATTTATGCTATAACTGAAAGAAATTGAGAGGAAATATACTGAGAAACAAATACAATTAGCGTAAGATTTCAACTGAACTGTTTCCTTGCATATCTGCATTTAAATTTTAGCAGATTAGCGAAAGAGCTCAGTGGTTATCTCTACTCTCCTCTAGCAACAAGAACATTGAGATTTATGATATAACATAAAGAAAGTTTTTAGGGCTGAAGGCTAGTTAAACCATTTCAAAATGACTAAACttcgtttttgaaaacttttaaccAACAAAACTACTTCTTAATTGGCGTTTCCACTCAAAAGTGTGTTTACGAAGGCTTCAGTATTAAACATATCAGTCTCGACCATTAGCCCATGTGATCGATTGAGTGCTGGTGAATCGTTTTCTACGTTAAAAACCGAAAATCAAAAAATATCTTACCGTGCCAAAATTGGAGTGAAAGTTTCCGCTCAGAGCTGGTCAATCACCAGCTCGAGCACttgtgatttctttttttttttttggatggtAGTTAAGGGTGGGAATGCGTATTGATCAGGCGTTTCGCCTCTGTAGTTTCAAATAAAGGCGTATTTTTACGCCATGAATTTATTGTATTGATCATCAAGCCTTCATCTCTAGGATAACAGAGCAGAAAACTGACGAAACGGTTTTAAAAATCAGCTCGCAAGAGTCATTAAACACCGTCAGAGTTACAAggttgtatttaaaaaaaaacaaaaacaaaacgatgCTCTggaaaataacttttatttgcAGTGTTTATTGGGTGGTTAAAATTCAGTACTATTTCAGCCTCTATAATCAAGTAATATAGACATTATGGCTCTTTTTGTGAGTTTCGGTTTCGAACGGCACTTGAAATTGCTGCTCAGTCACAGTGCAGCtttcattaaaatatttttaaattcacTTTAGGATTCCATCCATACATGCTGGGAATTTAGAGCCTCGGCATTGTATAGCATGATTTACTACTGATCAGACAGGAAATTATTCTTCATTAGTCATGTTTAAATGATGCTCACACTATAGGATTTTACCCACAAACTAATACATTAAGTTCGCCTTGAAACAATACCACAGAAAAGTaatgctcagtagcttttattgGAATCGTGTGGTTATACTTGAACTCTTGTCCTATATATATCGAAGAGCAATAATTTTATCGTGTAAATCATAATAAACAATACAAATTGAAGAAAGTAATGCTTAGtctctttcatttgaatgaatTGGATGGTTACAACATGCAAGATTTTAGCACCTCTTGCACATCAATTACCAATTTGTAGAGGAAGTTACTGCACATCAGCTCTTCACTGAAAGGCACATTGCATGAGACCGAGTTCGAGTTTAACTCCGTGGATAGTTCGTACCGTTTTTATAACAATATCGAAAATTGTAATTTTAGATGGCCTTAAAAGCTTATAGCGTCAATCATAGCCTGATATCAAGAAATCTGCAATAAAATGAGCCTTTGAGTCGCGCCAAAGCATAAAAATTATAGACaaggttctttttctttcaatatgTTTCTGACGGGCGTGTAATGtccattttctttcaatttaacTCCACGATCTTCAACTGACTTTCAGCGAATTATCTGCATGAATATAAGCGGAAAATGGGCTTTGTTCTACGGATACACGTAATTGATTCAAGGACGTACGTAAAATCTAAAGAGCTTTTAAGAGTTTCAGGAAAGGCATTGGTTTTTTGTTAATTACGCGCGGGCCAATCTTGACCCGGGTAACTCCCAAATCATCTGCAGTTTCGCCTTCGACTTCTTCCCCCACTGAAAAACTCTGCTTAAAACTTGGAGTTTGCtgtcaaaacaaaaatgatgattggTCATTGCAAGAACGCAAAAATTCTGTTGCAAGGACGACATTTCATCGTctaaaaagcaaataaaaagaTTCACCTACATTTTCCCTGCTTTTGGGGAGCAGAAAATGCTGCTTCAATCTCCTTTATTACAAGTAGccaatttgtttaacttttcgCACCCGGAGCTAAATTATTAATTTCTCCATACGTATCTTTATTTATGATCTTTTATAGATTGGACATGGTTAACGTCAATACgtggtaataacaaaaaaaatgccaacAAGCCGCAGACAAATTGGCGACAAGTTGGCCACGAGCGACTTCCGTGActgaaataacaacaaaatgCATCTATTTAATATTTCACCCCATACTATAGCTAAAACTGGGCTGGAAGTCTattccaggatttttttgtcttattttggTATTGCACTTTGTTTAAGTGTTTTCGTTTGTGGGTAGCTATGCTAGTGCAATCTTTTTTCTGACGCATCCATATTACAAGATACCGTTGCCTACATTTTCCGAAACCGTGCGCCTTGTTAGAGAAGGCAATGAGAAAATTCTCCACTCATCTTTGTGCCTGTATTCTAAATTCATCTTAAGACACCATTTTGAGTCGCGAGCCTAAACAGGCGAGAACTTCACTGCGATCTATCGCCCACGGAATCGACGTGGTTTGGTAGCTGCTCCAACTTTCATGCGATTTATCAGCGATTTTCTGCGCGTTCTATATACTGACGTGCTATGCGTTTACAATGCATGCACTCCACCATGTCTACAGTAGCCGCTGATTGAAAGGCTGGAGCTCAGGTAACTTTCATCAAGGAAGTATTACATTTAAAATTCGTAATTACAAAGTCACATTGAATACTGACCTCAAGGACAacagaaaaattaaaggaaTATGCTCTCGTGATCAAGGGCTCTGTTTCTAGTAAAATATAGCAAACGGGCatttttacgactatatcactCTGCGCCTTTCGAGAAAACTGGACAAAAATTTTCCTGTCTGGTATTTCCGCATGGCGTGAGAGCGTAACCTAATTTAGAAGTTAACTGTTTTACAAGGACAGGCATTTTCATATACCGTTTAAACCTCCTTTAAGCGACCACCACAGGCGACTTACAGTTAAGTCAGTGGCCTTTTTTAGTTACTTATGCTTCCGTGAACAGATCTGAGACTGCTGAGACATCCTTTAATTATGTGTCTCTTAGTTGCGTCGGAGGAACAAGGAACACAATAGGCCCTTTATACAAGGAAAAATGAGACACGTTCCATCAGAACCTATCTTCCCGTATAAATGCTATCTAAAAACAGCGCTTAACACCAGCTCTTAAATAAGGTGCTTCTTAGCTAAGACGAAGAAAACCTCATATAAATGATTTTTGCGTCTTAAATTAAGACGTGAACGTATAGTGCGCATGCTTAACACGCGCCATGTTGGAATGCCGTTGCTACAGGcaataattacacgaaaatgaGTCAGTGCCTTAAAGTAAAAATGCGACCCATCTGTACCAGCTGTTCGCTTCTTatataagacatgctcgtataaatgttACAGTTCGCGTATTTTTCTGGACGTGCCCTACTTTTCCTTGTAAAATTAAGAGGATCTAATTGCTAaatgattcaaatgaaagctactgagcaggaCGTTCCTGTGGTACTGTCTATTTTGCTGTACAAagcggttctaacttttgagtctgtggatgaaatcctatggtgtgactattcaaatgaaagctactgagcagtacttccAGTGCTGCTCTttgttatgctgtacaaggttgttctaacttttgagtatgTGGACGAAATCCCATGTGTGACTAGTCAAAAGAGAGCTTTTATCGAGGTATGCAGTTGTTAAGCAGCGTACCTGATAGTTCGTCTCTGACAAAAATGTAACCATTTCATTGAATTCTATTGACAAGCTATCGTCCACTACTTTCATTGAAAAAGTCTGTAATTAAAGTAGACCATTATGTATATTTTGAACTGTTGCCTGGCCGTGAAAGCCTTTGTTTTACAGTAACTACGAGATGGGGAACCAATCGTTTTCTTGAATGATTATTTGTTTACTTTAGGCAATGCAATGCCAAAAGTCTCAACcgaaaaatgaacaaatttgcatttagCTAAACCAAATTAACAGCGACTAAAACTCGACTGCTGTAAGAAGGTAATGCATGCACTACgtaaaaaaatactttaaatttTTAAGGGACCAGCCGATGGCTTTTTTAGTCACTAGGCGGAATCGAAATCAAATTGCATAAATCAAAAGTATCTTATTTATTGCTGGTTAAAAAAACCTTACCGGACGAATTGaaaatcttgtttgttttttgcatcCAGATTTTTCGTATACAGTTTCTCATGTTCGAAAGCTGATGATTTTCAGATGATTTGAAagtattttaaagcttgttGAACAACTTGATCTAATCCGCAACAGAGCCAGGTTTTGATTTGTGGTGGTCCCTGGACGAGAGCGTTCACCTGCAGCATTTCCAGTAAGAAGACTTTGTTTATAATTGTATTTTTGCCATACTAACTGAAAATTTCCCTGGTTTCGTGTAAAAGTTTTGATTATGTAGGcgtgattgagttattttattcAAAGAGATAGTCACAAGTCTCGTTCAGGTAATATTCGTTAAACACGAAAATAGCTGCCCCTTTATTTGATTTGGCTCAAAAGAGGatgagctttatcctctcttgtttggCTGGCAGTCATAATTTAAAGGTAAAATACCGACGACTTATTGCCCAGTGACACAGTAGATCGTTGCTACTTTGATAATGTGATTTTTGTCTTACGAATTTTCGTTGGTGTGGCCTTTGTATCGGACTAGTTCAATCGGGTCGACAGAAACACGCCGGTTGACTTTTAGTCCTTATGAGTTCCTGGTTCAGTTTACACGATGGAACCACTTGGTTGTAATTATTATCCAATCCAATAACTTTGCTAGAAAtgtcttcagttttgtttcatctttttaattttttttcacaatatgaaaactaaaaatgaatgAAGCGTATAAACTTTTTCAGTGTTTAAGTCTGTTAGGAATCCAGTGCATGAGACAAAAATAAGGAATATAGTGCAAATATAGTTATGCATTGTCGGTGCCGTTCTTCCTAAACGTTTCATGGAAGACGTATCTTACGGTTTTCCAGGTCAGACTACCAAGATATAAGATTAATATCAGTTAGACCTTAAGTGGAAAAAAACTCGACGTTTGAGAGTGGAAGATATACCTTTATTGTAGCCTGGAATGCTCCTTGTTAAACGGATACATACTAGCTTAAGTTAATATACGGATAAAGCCCagaatattgaaaaaaatatgcagtctaacctcccgtaagcgacgaaccaagacttagtggtcgcttaccggAGGTGGTTTCTTACAAGAATCGAATAACAGGGGGGCATCTTCCGAGAAGAGGGGGTCTTGACAAACTGCGAGCCAGCGAGTCATGCGAGTCATGCGAGTCATCATGTAAACCATGCGAGACAGATGTTAGTTCACAGTCCATTTTCCTTTCTTCGGCTTTTGGCGGACTTTGGCTATTTGGCACGAGTGTTCGCTATCCTCGCTCTCCTTTCAATATCGTTTCGTTATCTGCCTTCatctttttcatcttttgttaaGGTaagttatgttttgttttgttgccattaaatttttaaattaaatttatgttTAAATTTATGTTTTGTTAAGTTGTTAAGCTTGTTAAGACGTGccatttgtatttttataaCTCCGAGGAGTGCAACAACCTTCGGAATAGATACGTTACTTAGTAACAGAGACTAGTTTTGTAGTTTACGTCAAAAAAAGTTATTTCATACTGACTCGCATGGCTCGCATATTAACTCGCATGACTCGCTGGCTCGCACATTATACACACTCAGAAGAGGTctggacacatctactttatggaagatgaTTTATTGCATGCACTTTCCAAGTTACACCATGTGTAGTTCTATGTTGTTACTAAAGCTCTTCGCATATTCTAAGTAGCATAGTGAACACAGtgaacatagagatcagagaatgcgtcaagtggtttGAAATCTACCAATTCTCAATAGCAGAATCATAGTTCTTTTCTGTCAAGGACAGCTTGCCAGACGTACACTCCGAGACTTGACATTGTATTACGATATTAACTGGACACCCTTTGTTCAATAGGTCCACCGAAAACGTCCCAATTTTTTATTCGATTGCTAGCGGTTAAAATAGCTTTTATAGACGCCAGAAATCGGCGGAAAGTGGTTCGAAAACATATATTTTAGGCGAAATTTTTCGGAAAATACATAGTCTCTCAGAAAGAAGGCCCCTTAACCTTACCTTGCACTAAATCTAGTTAAGATCGgctattaattatttttagttCAAAAAAGGACGAATCAAAAACAACGTGGGTTTAATTAACAAGGCCTGTTAAATATCgatagaaataaaattttgcataatagAGCTGCATAGGGTTCAAAGCATTCATCTAGTTGCCATGGTTGCGGCTGGAAAGATTTTTTAATGCAGTGTAGGTTTTTATGGTTGGGTTGCTAAGATCTTTGGGCGCTATAAACAATGATGGTAGGTACCTAATTAAAAGTACAAAAGACCTGGTATTGTAACTCGTGTCGTTCAGTACAAATGCAAATATCAGTTCACTTTACACCAAACGTTCTTGGTTCGTAAAACAGGTTCCTGGAACAAATCGCTTAGGTAAGTTTGAAATTTCATTGCATTTTCATATTAAACTGATGTGGACCAAACTGCATTGCAATTGCTTTTGTTCTAGTATTTGATGTATGTATTGATATGGGAGAAAAGCAGTGTTTTGACCGACGAGACATCTTAGCACCCTAGTTAACCAGATTAGGCTGTTTGGTAGCGAAGTTAGCTTTTTGGTCTGTAGTGCTGGTACCCTAACAACGGTACAAAGAACTGGCACTGAATTTGTGCAGTGTGATGGCACGGATTTATGTCAATAATAAGAGCCTTTTCTTAACTGTCCGGGACGGCTGCTTTCTTTTGCAGTCCAATATAATTCGGATGTAAAGCAAcggaaaatatttttgatacCAAAAGCTATTCTCGACCTTCTGTTTAGTTTTCGTCTTTTACACATAgctaaattaaagaaaattttataatTTCGACGAATTCTTAATCAACAAAAATGTACGTACGTTTTTAACTTCTTGGCATAAATGTATGAAAGTTTTTTTAGagcaaaatagtaataataataataattggcTGTAGTAGTGACGGTGTTTGGCAACAAACAAAGTCCATGGCAAGGCAACGCTGAAACTCGGAAATGATTAAGGTTTCTTTGGTATTTATGTGAAATATCATTCTTTTGGCGATCTCAGATTCCTCGCTCTATTAGAGCGATCCTCTACATCGAATCGATCCTGCTCTACTATCTCGACACGGTACGGTTGGCAACTATGGCCCCCGGTAAAATAGGCGTAGCGTATCTTAGAAAGATAAGCCAGAGGGACGACCAATGAGATGATAAGAATTAAGAGTTGTTCAGTCTCTTAAAACGAACTGGAAATTCTTTCAGCAAATGTACGTTTTTAGTACAAAATATCACTTCCCACCAAAGgtttcttttaaaattattatggCAAACAAGAATATTTAGAATTGAAATCTTGTGGCCATAATTAATCTTGAATAAAGTACACAAATTGTACAAATATCATTACGTTAAGTTACATGTAGATGTACAAATTCAATGAAATCTCGCTGTAAGCCGGTCTGAATAATTATCGACATTATCCGGTGGACAAGTAAAGATTGAATTCCTTCTTATTTTGAAGCACTAAAAAGCCATTTCCGTGAAACTAACTTAATATTTTTCTCCTCCTTGTTTCGGTAATTCAATTTTGTACATTTGTCTGATCTTAGAGCGCAGTTAAAAAAAGCGCCCCGCTCCTAAATTTATTTACTAGTGGATTATTCTAACAAGATCATTTGGCTATTGGTTCTCTAGCCTGAACTGTACTGAGACTTCGATACTGTTAACGGAAAACAGCGTTTAGATATCATGGTTGGCAAAACTACTGAAAACGGCCgagaaagtgtttttttaaaacgCCGTCTTAATCTGTTTTAATAAGCGGCCCTGAGTTGGGCTTAGAGTTTAAAATCGTAAAAGGCTAGAAGAGGTTGACTTTATACACTGGTCAGAgagaaaatttttaatttcctttgttctgAATATAGTTTTCTGTCACTATGGAGGTGAAAAAAAGGCAGGTGGCTGCGAGCATTGGGCGAGTTCAATTTCAGACTAATGCAATTAAAACCGTACCTAAATGCAGAACCCTCAAATGTAGgctttttgttttgtgatgttgcTAGGCAATTAAGTCACTGATTGCTTTCTATTACTTTTGTGGCAAACAAAGCCAGGTGCACTTTGATTAGTATTCGACCAGgaataataaaattgtattaaaaaactgttttactTAGCTGCTCTCTATTTGATTGAAATCTTTGCTCAGAGATAAAGAT contains:
- the LOC140924562 gene encoding uncharacterized protein, which encodes MVKKDYWVVQPDDDSGFQDDVSVAYGENSHNPVQITAYKTKTLGCFTPKKQESKEREEKSRQKIGLSEWSARTESFLHRASKKIIGKTRRIIGNFKPEEEKKAATQKQQDTKLKENQTPQVVNIILPANSSTSINEDLVDDGKVNFFRADPLRSPFRESRSSRSSRESREPHPEDESLQRESRSRYSFQRADLTRCSIRGLRDSVFLESRDSLSRVSLKFTERQPMLRVLFEFQACDDDEIAVRRGELVKVLNKDDQDWWWVENAHGEQGFVPRNFLWPCGCYVCQKFILDKVSKDTDCSPTYEDKEQGRSQSSRGFSVGSYTECDANTKLIGNRRYTRTWC